CCACGGCAGGGCGCCGGCGGGCTTGAGGACCGTGGCGCCGGCCTTCTGGGCCTCCGCCATGATCTCGTCGACCCGCGCCTCGCTGCGGACGACGTAGGTCAGGACCAGTCCGCTGAACCCGCTGCCTTCCTGGTCCGTGCCCACCTGGTCGGCGAGGCCTTCGCGGCTGTAGAAGCCGACGGGCGAGGCGCCGTCCGATGCGAAGAACACCGATATGCCGAAGTCG
This genomic interval from Streptomyces sp. NBC_00193 contains the following:
- a CDS encoding VOC family protein, with product MKAHVSSILLGVRDMDRAKQFYAEGLGWKIQSDFGISVFFASDGASPVGFYSREGLADQVGTDQEGSGFSGLVLTYVVRSEARVDEIMAEAQKAGATVLKPAGALPWGGYGGTFADPEGYIWSLGYSDQGTDQPYAE